A region from the Corynebacterium halotolerans YIM 70093 = DSM 44683 genome encodes:
- a CDS encoding anti-sigma factor family protein, with translation MMEPRARQRSGSLKKATAKAGSAARSAAKVVPAGSRASGRSKAKVRPRSRKKNFASVEHLSPEAVAAFVDGELSDCACHRARVHLVHCPECRAEIHHQRGASEWLRGSNTTDEVRAPSDLLARLTGIATTPIHPGPDAESMPYQRPEGLLDKFEVLMRAVKRNQTQRSD, from the coding sequence ATGATGGAACCGAGAGCGCGGCAGCGATCCGGCTCACTGAAGAAGGCGACGGCCAAGGCCGGCAGTGCCGCGCGATCAGCCGCCAAGGTTGTCCCGGCGGGGAGCCGGGCAAGCGGTCGATCCAAGGCGAAGGTCCGGCCCCGGTCGCGCAAGAAGAATTTCGCCTCCGTGGAGCACCTGTCCCCGGAGGCGGTGGCGGCGTTCGTGGACGGTGAGCTCAGCGACTGCGCGTGCCACCGGGCCCGTGTACATCTCGTGCACTGCCCCGAGTGCCGCGCGGAGATCCACCACCAGCGTGGCGCCTCGGAGTGGCTGCGCGGCTCCAACACCACCGACGAGGTGCGCGCCCCCAGCGATCTGCTGGCGCGCCTGACCGGTATCGCGACCACCCCGATACACCCCGGCCCCGACGCCGAATCCATGCCCTACCAGCGGCCGGAGGGGCTGCTGGACAAGTTCGAGGTGCTGATGCGCGCCGTCAAGCGCAACCAGACCCAGCGCAGCGACTGA
- the sigE gene encoding RNA polymerase sigma factor SigE, with protein sequence MTRDESTSDVPGPQDNEELSGTAAFDAGQGDMPGWGELVAEHADSVYRLAFRLSGNQHDAEDLTQETFMRVFRSLKKYQPGTFEGWLHRITTNLFLDMVRHRNKIRMEALPEDYERVPGTEMTPEQAYNVANLDPALQDALDTLGPDFRVAVVLCDVIGMTYDEIADTLGVKMGTVRSRIHRGRSQLRASIEAAARESEDAKLLLPTR encoded by the coding sequence ATGACGAGAGATGAGAGCACGTCCGACGTACCGGGTCCCCAAGACAACGAGGAGCTGTCCGGCACCGCCGCGTTCGACGCCGGGCAGGGCGATATGCCGGGCTGGGGGGAGCTCGTCGCCGAGCACGCCGACAGCGTCTACCGTCTCGCTTTCCGTCTCTCCGGCAACCAGCACGACGCCGAGGATCTCACCCAGGAGACCTTCATGCGTGTGTTCCGTTCGCTCAAGAAGTACCAGCCCGGCACTTTCGAGGGTTGGCTGCACCGCATCACGACGAATCTGTTCCTGGACATGGTCCGCCACCGGAACAAGATCCGCATGGAGGCCCTTCCGGAGGACTACGAACGCGTGCCCGGCACCGAGATGACCCCGGAACAGGCCTACAACGTGGCCAACCTGGATCCGGCGCTGCAGGACGCGCTCGACACCCTCGGCCCTGATTTCCGCGTCGCGGTCGTCCTCTGTGACGTGATCGGCATGACCTACGACGAGATCGCCGACACCCTCGGCGTGAAGATGGGTACCGTCCGTTCCCGCATCCACCGCGGACGCTCCCAGTTGCGCGCCAGCATCGAGGCCGCGGCCCGGGAGAGCGAGGACGCCAAGCTGCTGCTCCCGACCCGCTGA
- a CDS encoding O-methyltransferase, which produces MTDTAFDALRSYIESTTETPEALAEARHDAAEFGLTVPDEVTGQLLTTLAASTATEKSAGAVAVTPAASVVGLYILRGLGGRGALTCIDPEAEHQKQARSIFRAAGYSPSRVRFLPSRPLDVMGRLATNAYQLVYAEVPPMELSATITAAWPLLAKGGTLVLADALLDGTLADESRRDRDTAAAREADQQVHELEDAVVTRLPLGAGLTLVTKI; this is translated from the coding sequence GTGACTGACACGGCTTTTGATGCACTGCGCTCCTACATCGAGTCCACGACGGAGACGCCCGAGGCCCTCGCCGAGGCGCGTCACGACGCCGCGGAGTTCGGCCTGACCGTCCCCGACGAGGTGACCGGGCAGCTGCTGACGACCCTCGCCGCCTCCACCGCCACGGAGAAATCCGCCGGCGCCGTCGCCGTCACCCCGGCCGCCAGTGTGGTGGGCCTGTACATCCTGCGCGGCCTCGGCGGGCGCGGCGCACTGACATGCATCGACCCGGAGGCCGAGCATCAGAAGCAGGCGCGCAGCATCTTCCGCGCCGCCGGCTACTCCCCCTCCCGCGTGCGGTTCCTGCCCTCACGCCCGCTGGACGTGATGGGACGCCTGGCCACCAACGCCTACCAGCTGGTCTACGCCGAGGTTCCTCCCATGGAGCTGTCGGCCACGATCACCGCCGCCTGGCCCCTGCTGGCCAAGGGCGGGACGCTCGTCCTGGCCGACGCCCTCCTCGACGGCACGCTCGCCGACGAGTCCCGTCGTGACCGCGACACCGCCGCCGCGCGCGAGGCCGACCAGCAGGTCCACGAACTCGAGGACGCGGTCGTCACGCGCCTGCCGCTGGGCGCGGGCCTGACCCTGGTGACCAAGATCTGA
- the tatB gene encoding Sec-independent protein translocase subunit TatB → MFSSIGWGEIITLVVVGLIIIGPERLPGFIEDVRAAIFAARRAINNAKAELNGELGPEFDEFRRPLQQVAEWQRMGPRAALTRTLFDGDEEYLDTFDPKKMMEEDPQAASRPPRQGQPAQQPPTPAPPAQPGPSGPSGSGHDGPGTPRGNYAEGGGFSWADIT, encoded by the coding sequence GTGTTTTCGAGTATCGGTTGGGGTGAAATCATCACCCTGGTGGTCGTCGGCCTGATCATCATCGGCCCAGAGCGTCTCCCTGGATTCATTGAGGATGTGCGCGCCGCGATCTTCGCCGCCCGCCGCGCGATCAATAACGCGAAGGCCGAGCTCAACGGTGAACTGGGCCCGGAGTTCGACGAGTTCCGCAGGCCGCTCCAGCAGGTCGCCGAGTGGCAGCGGATGGGCCCGCGGGCGGCGTTGACGAGGACCCTGTTCGACGGCGACGAGGAGTACCTCGACACCTTTGACCCGAAGAAGATGATGGAGGAGGACCCGCAGGCCGCCTCCCGCCCGCCACGACAGGGACAACCGGCGCAGCAGCCGCCGACCCCGGCGCCGCCCGCACAGCCCGGCCCCTCCGGCCCGTCTGGATCAGGGCACGATGGGCCAGGCACCCCCAGGGGGAACTACGCCGAGGGCGGCGGCTTCTCCTGGGCGGACATCACCTGA